In one window of Micromonospora cathayae DNA:
- a CDS encoding acetyl-CoA carboxylase biotin carboxylase subunit: MFAKVLIANRGEIALRVARTCRELGIRTVAVYSTVDADSAVVRFADEAVCIGPPAVKRSYLNIPAVIEAALSTGADAIHPGYGFLSEDPDFAEVCEKNGITFIGPPGDLMGPLGDKAEARAIMARAGLPVLPGSDALATLGEAREAAERVGFPLIIKPVVGGGGRGMAVVDNPEDFTLAYQQARANAQAVFGDGRVYLERYVEAARHIEVQVLCDTYGNGVHLGERNCSVQRRHQKLLEESPALGLPVELTEQMCELSAQAARSIGYVGAGTLEFLVDSGGEFYFMEINSRIQVEHPVTEMVTGIDLVREQIRVAAGEPLRITQRDVQRRGVSIECRINAEDPARGFVPTPGPLHTLVLPGGPFTRVDTHGYQGWSVGPDYDSLLAKVVVWAPDRDQAVARMSRALHETLVEGPGVRTTGPFLQEVLAHPRFLDAKYSVLLVEQMLARTESA; encoded by the coding sequence ATGTTTGCCAAGGTGTTGATCGCCAACCGGGGTGAGATCGCGCTCCGGGTGGCGCGGACCTGCCGTGAGTTGGGCATCCGGACCGTGGCGGTGTACTCCACGGTGGACGCGGACTCCGCCGTGGTGCGGTTCGCCGACGAGGCCGTCTGCATCGGTCCACCGGCGGTGAAGCGCAGCTACCTCAACATCCCGGCGGTGATCGAGGCGGCCCTGAGCACCGGCGCGGACGCCATCCACCCCGGCTACGGGTTCCTCTCCGAGGACCCGGACTTCGCCGAGGTGTGCGAGAAGAACGGCATCACCTTCATCGGTCCGCCCGGCGATCTGATGGGTCCGCTCGGCGACAAGGCCGAGGCGCGGGCCATCATGGCCCGCGCCGGGCTGCCGGTACTGCCCGGCAGCGACGCGCTCGCCACCCTCGGCGAGGCCCGGGAGGCCGCCGAACGGGTCGGCTTCCCGCTGATCATCAAGCCGGTGGTCGGGGGCGGTGGCCGGGGCATGGCCGTGGTCGACAACCCGGAGGACTTCACCCTGGCGTACCAGCAGGCCCGCGCGAACGCCCAGGCCGTCTTCGGTGACGGCCGGGTCTACCTGGAGCGGTACGTCGAGGCGGCCCGGCACATCGAGGTGCAGGTGCTCTGTGACACGTACGGCAACGGGGTGCACCTGGGTGAGCGGAACTGCTCGGTGCAGCGCCGCCACCAGAAGCTGCTGGAGGAGAGCCCGGCGCTGGGCCTGCCGGTGGAGCTGACCGAGCAGATGTGCGAGCTGTCCGCGCAGGCCGCCCGGTCCATCGGGTACGTCGGCGCGGGGACGCTGGAGTTCCTGGTGGACTCCGGCGGCGAGTTCTACTTCATGGAGATCAACTCACGGATCCAGGTGGAGCACCCGGTCACCGAGATGGTCACCGGGATCGACCTGGTCCGGGAACAGATCCGGGTGGCCGCCGGTGAGCCCCTGCGGATCACCCAGCGCGACGTGCAGCGTCGGGGCGTCTCCATCGAATGCCGGATCAACGCCGAGGACCCGGCCCGTGGTTTCGTGCCCACCCCCGGGCCGCTGCACACCCTGGTCCTGCCCGGTGGCCCGTTCACCCGGGTCGACACCCACGGCTACCAGGGCTGGTCGGTCGGCCCCGACTACGACTCGCTGCTGGCGAAGGTCGTGGTGTGGGCACCGGACCGGGACCAGGCGGTGGCCCGGATGAGCCGGGCGCTGCACGAGACCCTGGTGGAGGGTCCGGGGGTACGCACCACCGGTCCGTTCCTCCAGGAGGTGCTCGCCCACCCGCGCTTCCTCGACGCCAAGTACAGCGTCCTGCTCGTCGAGCAGATGCTCGCCCGCACCGAGTCGGCCTGA
- a CDS encoding acetyl-CoA carboxylase biotin carboxyl carrier protein: MTQTIPGDQVDWTLKLLSATTEALMSSAPPGLHRVAVRAGDVSLEVEWRPGDPVPVTTAGGPVAAVTQVTVAAPPAATDSDLIHVRAPIVGTFYAAPEPGAAPFVSVGDLVEAGQQVAIVEAMKLMNAVTAPQAGRVVEVLVADAGRVEYDQGLIVLAPVDQS; the protein is encoded by the coding sequence ATGACCCAGACGATCCCCGGTGACCAGGTCGACTGGACGCTCAAGCTGCTCTCGGCGACCACCGAGGCGCTGATGAGCAGCGCACCGCCCGGACTGCACCGGGTGGCCGTCCGGGCCGGCGACGTCTCCCTGGAGGTGGAGTGGCGTCCCGGTGACCCGGTCCCGGTCACCACCGCCGGCGGACCGGTCGCCGCCGTCACCCAGGTCACCGTGGCCGCCCCGCCGGCCGCCACCGACAGCGACCTGATCCACGTCCGCGCGCCGATCGTGGGCACCTTCTACGCCGCGCCGGAGCCCGGGGCCGCGCCGTTCGTCTCGGTCGGTGACCTGGTCGAGGCCGGTCAGCAGGTGGCGATCGTCGAGGCGATGAAGCTGATGAACGCGGTCACCGCGCCGCAGGCCGGCCGGGTGGTCGAGGTGCTGGTCGCCGACGCCGGGCGCGTCGAGTACGACCAGGGCCTGATCGTGCTGGCCCCCGTCGACCAGTCGTGA
- a CDS encoding DUF1772 domain-containing protein encodes MTWTQLLVPITLTGTGMAAGGLMITVLGGVPLLLRLPTDQYVPIHQFLVTRFDPFMPICMITSLVVDVLLAVLVDQPVSRVGFGLAAVLLLGAMVISLTKNVPINRWLKTLDPDRLPENFEEINPRVRWGNWNSLRTVLVVAALAISAVAVGPLL; translated from the coding sequence ATGACCTGGACCCAGCTCCTGGTCCCGATCACCCTGACGGGGACCGGGATGGCCGCCGGCGGGCTGATGATCACCGTGCTCGGTGGGGTGCCGCTGCTGCTCCGGCTGCCGACCGACCAGTACGTGCCGATCCACCAGTTCCTGGTGACCCGCTTCGACCCGTTCATGCCGATCTGCATGATCACGTCGCTGGTGGTGGACGTGCTGCTCGCCGTCCTGGTGGACCAGCCGGTGTCCCGGGTCGGTTTCGGGCTGGCCGCGGTACTGCTGCTCGGCGCGATGGTCATCTCGCTGACCAAGAACGTGCCGATCAACCGCTGGCTGAAGACCCTCGACCCGGACCGGCTGCCGGAGAACTTCGAGGAGATCAACCCACGGGTCCGCTGGGGCAACTGGAACTCGCTCCGCACGGTCCTCGTCGTCGCCGCCCTGGCGATCAGCGCGGTCGCGGTCGGCCCGCTGCTCTGA
- a CDS encoding acyltransferase domain-containing protein, which translates to MAATDAAIVGWAIGPVERDEPENTGRAATVATVVDRLGPTVRRGRRTSLVLTGAHPPAGYEGGVTSACVPPGAAGATVFVPRLCAALHRATTLLARAGADLVLVAAELEDEPGRWLVVALRRLAESWSPDQPPLVVVRPTDDLTETDRSRSGVLRPSDLRRVLTDGCHRPNPVADRRAPTPVALPDSSRRGTSIVLLPPPAPVRPPGGPLLIRWSATDERTEQRRRQAMGRLGRFATDLFGDDRRRAETLARQAPRPAGNLARPAPSQATTEGVRGAVVAATATEAADALDRHRPVAPKGRPVALVFPGQGAQYPRMGAGLYDHDPVFTTALDTFFALWGDGGPRLRDEWLSADPDIPFDDGSRAQPLLFGVGYALGAMVRSWGVRPVALLGHSAGEMVAATLAGAFSLPAAVALMRARVTEVLRTPPGGMLAVAATADELQPYLSLDPTGQVAVAAVNAPRQTMLAGPDEALRVVQEKLREQGYVCRLAKARQAFHSPAVLDASLATRPAVEAARPGPPVDTVYSAYTGRKLDDATARDPMFWTTQIADPVLFWPALDALFGTGDLLVVEAGAGQGLTNVARQHRAVRSKASDVVGLLPAAPGTPEADRRAVLAVAARLWTEGHDLRWDALDGVTAHP; encoded by the coding sequence ATGGCAGCGACTGACGCCGCGATCGTTGGGTGGGCGATCGGACCGGTGGAGCGGGACGAACCGGAGAACACCGGCCGGGCGGCCACCGTCGCGACCGTAGTCGACCGGCTCGGCCCGACGGTACGACGGGGCCGCCGCACCTCGCTCGTGCTGACCGGGGCACACCCCCCGGCCGGCTACGAGGGCGGGGTCACCTCGGCCTGCGTACCGCCGGGCGCCGCCGGGGCGACGGTGTTCGTACCCCGGCTCTGTGCGGCGCTGCACCGCGCGACGACCCTGCTGGCCCGAGCCGGGGCCGACCTCGTCCTGGTCGCGGCCGAGCTGGAGGACGAGCCGGGGCGGTGGCTGGTGGTGGCCCTGCGCCGCCTCGCCGAGTCCTGGTCCCCCGACCAGCCGCCGCTGGTCGTCGTCCGGCCCACCGACGACCTCACCGAGACCGACCGGTCCCGCTCCGGCGTGCTCCGCCCCAGCGACCTGCGTCGCGTGCTCACCGACGGCTGCCACCGCCCGAACCCGGTCGCCGACCGCCGCGCCCCGACCCCGGTCGCGCTGCCGGACAGCTCCCGGCGCGGCACCTCGATCGTCCTGCTGCCGCCGCCCGCGCCGGTACGCCCGCCCGGCGGACCGCTGCTGATCCGCTGGTCCGCCACGGACGAGCGGACCGAGCAGCGCCGCCGGCAGGCGATGGGCCGGCTCGGCCGCTTCGCCACCGACCTGTTCGGCGACGACCGGCGCCGGGCCGAGACCCTGGCCCGGCAGGCTCCCCGGCCGGCCGGGAACCTGGCCCGGCCGGCCCCGTCGCAGGCCACCACCGAGGGGGTACGCGGCGCGGTCGTCGCGGCCACCGCCACCGAGGCCGCCGACGCGCTGGACCGGCACCGGCCGGTCGCGCCGAAGGGCCGCCCGGTGGCGCTCGTCTTCCCCGGCCAGGGCGCCCAGTACCCCCGGATGGGCGCCGGCCTGTACGACCACGACCCGGTCTTCACCACCGCCCTGGACACGTTCTTCGCGCTCTGGGGCGACGGCGGGCCCAGGTTGCGCGACGAGTGGCTCTCCGCCGACCCCGACATCCCGTTCGACGACGGCTCCCGCGCCCAGCCGCTGCTGTTCGGCGTCGGGTACGCGCTCGGCGCGATGGTCCGCTCCTGGGGCGTACGCCCGGTGGCGCTGCTCGGGCACAGCGCCGGGGAGATGGTCGCCGCCACCCTCGCCGGCGCGTTCAGCCTGCCCGCCGCCGTCGCGCTGATGCGGGCCCGGGTCACCGAGGTGCTCCGCACGCCGCCGGGCGGCATGCTCGCCGTCGCGGCCACCGCCGACGAACTCCAGCCGTACCTGAGCCTCGACCCGACCGGGCAGGTCGCGGTGGCCGCTGTCAACGCCCCCCGGCAGACCATGCTCGCCGGCCCGGACGAGGCCCTGCGGGTGGTGCAGGAGAAACTCCGCGAACAGGGGTACGTCTGCCGGCTCGCCAAGGCCCGCCAGGCGTTCCACAGCCCCGCCGTCCTCGACGCGTCGCTGGCCACCCGCCCGGCCGTCGAGGCGGCCCGGCCCGGCCCGCCGGTCGACACCGTCTACTCCGCGTACACCGGCCGCAAGCTCGACGACGCCACCGCCCGCGACCCGATGTTCTGGACCACCCAGATCGCCGACCCGGTGCTGTTCTGGCCGGCGCTGGATGCGCTGTTCGGCACCGGTGACCTGCTCGTGGTGGAGGCCGGCGCGGGTCAGGGGCTGACCAACGTGGCCCGCCAGCACCGTGCGGTGCGGTCGAAGGCCAGCGACGTGGTGGGGCTGCTGCCGGCCGCGCCCGGCACCCCGGAGGCGGACCGCCGGGCCGTGCTGGCCGTCGCGGCGCGGCTCTGGACCGAGGGCCACGACCTGCGGTGGGACGCCCTCGACGGCGTCACCGCCCACCCCTGA
- a CDS encoding multicopper oxidase family protein: MFESYLNFDIEAALFLTLLWGTTAVLVARRPHHRSDRRGRRRATFLLVLVAIGMLLVAGRITTTLLMGSFGYLFVADRVAVALPLVILPALAVLVLSVPRWRAHRREPSAATRLATFAPQAVVPFQATALGALLGFVTAILVTMGPPQLVPILTVYTGYLTVVVLLWLWQAYRFRVASNGGPVRRSLPVRALRAVAVATAFVLVLVGGLSWAAGTTTLPGRINMADHAHGEAYSAAGPHGAHAGRSVSVAELTGPRAETPDRRYTLVAEAKKLRLASGKEVDAWLFNGQSPGPELRVKRGELIEVTVVNKVPDTNVSVHWHGVDVPNAEDGVAGVTQDAIKPGGTHVYRFRPDEVGTHWYHSHQQSSIQVKKGLFGPLIIEPEQTDLAPGTQDVIVAAHTWYDDKLPLEPPTLFGTIDQLERRRMAPGTPVRLRLINTDGATHRYSLTGTPFKVVAIDGNPVNEPTDVRGEQLVIGGGGRYDVEFTMPTQPVRLTELRRYGSELRVVEGGLLLSADGAGDVAPDKPQDAFDPTTYGSPAPTPFGRDSTFTKTHSLVFDNELWFYDGKFGVVWASNGKAFPEAPSITVREGDLVKVRFANRSHFDHPMHLHGHHVLVLSRNGKPATGSPLWLDTVNVEVGEIWEVAFKADNPGLWMDHCHNLDHAAAGMMSHVIYEGVTTPYEVGHDTPNELE, from the coding sequence TTGTTCGAAAGCTATCTCAACTTCGACATCGAGGCCGCGTTGTTCCTCACCCTGCTGTGGGGGACGACGGCGGTCCTGGTGGCCCGGCGGCCACACCACCGCTCCGACAGGCGGGGCCGCCGCCGCGCCACCTTCCTGCTGGTCCTGGTCGCCATCGGCATGCTGCTGGTCGCCGGCCGGATCACCACCACGCTGCTGATGGGCAGCTTCGGCTACCTGTTCGTCGCCGACCGGGTCGCGGTGGCGCTGCCGCTGGTGATCCTGCCCGCGCTGGCGGTACTGGTGCTGTCGGTGCCCCGCTGGCGGGCCCACCGGCGGGAACCGTCGGCCGCGACCCGGCTGGCGACCTTCGCCCCGCAGGCGGTGGTGCCGTTCCAGGCCACCGCGCTCGGCGCGCTGCTCGGCTTCGTCACCGCCATCCTGGTCACCATGGGACCACCGCAGCTCGTCCCGATCCTCACCGTCTACACCGGGTACCTGACCGTGGTGGTGCTGCTCTGGCTGTGGCAGGCGTACCGGTTCCGGGTGGCGTCGAACGGCGGGCCGGTCCGCCGGTCGCTGCCGGTACGGGCGCTGCGCGCGGTCGCCGTCGCCACCGCGTTCGTGCTGGTCCTGGTGGGTGGTCTGAGCTGGGCGGCCGGCACGACCACGCTGCCCGGCCGGATCAACATGGCCGACCACGCGCACGGCGAGGCGTACTCGGCGGCCGGCCCGCACGGGGCGCACGCCGGACGCTCGGTCAGCGTCGCCGAGCTGACCGGCCCGCGCGCCGAGACCCCGGACCGGAGGTACACCCTGGTCGCCGAGGCGAAGAAGCTGCGGCTGGCCTCCGGCAAGGAGGTCGACGCGTGGCTGTTCAACGGGCAGAGCCCCGGCCCCGAGCTGCGGGTCAAGCGCGGAGAGCTGATCGAGGTCACCGTCGTCAACAAGGTGCCGGACACCAACGTGTCGGTGCACTGGCACGGCGTGGACGTCCCGAACGCCGAGGACGGCGTCGCCGGCGTCACCCAGGACGCGATCAAGCCGGGCGGCACGCACGTCTACCGGTTCCGCCCCGACGAGGTCGGCACCCACTGGTACCACTCCCACCAGCAGTCCTCGATCCAGGTGAAGAAGGGCCTGTTCGGGCCGCTGATCATCGAACCGGAGCAGACCGACCTGGCCCCCGGCACCCAGGACGTCATCGTCGCCGCGCACACCTGGTACGACGACAAGCTGCCGCTGGAGCCGCCCACCCTGTTCGGCACCATCGACCAGCTCGAACGACGGCGGATGGCCCCCGGCACCCCGGTCCGGCTCCGGCTGATCAACACCGACGGGGCGACCCACCGGTACTCGCTCACCGGCACCCCCTTCAAGGTGGTGGCGATCGACGGCAACCCGGTCAACGAACCCACCGACGTCCGGGGCGAACAGCTCGTCATCGGCGGCGGCGGCCGGTACGACGTCGAGTTCACCATGCCGACACAGCCGGTCCGCCTCACCGAGCTGCGCCGGTACGGCAGCGAGCTGCGGGTCGTCGAGGGTGGTCTGCTGCTCAGCGCCGACGGCGCCGGCGACGTCGCACCGGACAAGCCGCAGGACGCCTTCGACCCGACCACGTACGGCTCGCCGGCCCCCACCCCGTTCGGCCGGGACAGCACCTTCACCAAGACCCACTCGCTGGTCTTCGACAACGAGCTGTGGTTCTACGACGGCAAGTTCGGGGTGGTGTGGGCCAGCAACGGCAAGGCCTTCCCCGAGGCCCCGTCGATCACCGTCCGGGAGGGCGACCTGGTGAAGGTACGGTTCGCCAACCGCAGCCACTTCGACCACCCGATGCACCTGCACGGACACCACGTGCTGGTGCTCAGCCGCAACGGCAAACCGGCCACCGGCAGCCCACTGTGGCTGGACACCGTCAACGTCGAGGTGGGCGAGATCTGGGAGGTCGCCTTCAAGGCCGACAACCCGGGCCTGTGGATGGACCACTGCCACAACCTCGACCACGCCGCCGCCGGCATGATGTCGCACGTCATCTACGAGGGCGTGACCACCCCGTACGAGGTCGGCCACGACACCCCCAACGAACTGGAGTGA
- a CDS encoding sigma-70 family RNA polymerase sigma factor, whose translation MDTAAQDDRALVEAVRRGERAGLEGMYRRYADRLYTYARVLVREPEAAADAVHDAFLAASRRIDQLRDPDRLRPWLYTIVRNECLRQLRERSRSAPLEEAAEPVADTADSGTDVNTEQVRDLVHTAAAALNPGDREVVHLAIRHDLSPVDIGAALGVPAKHAHARLSRARAQLERALGALLVARSGTRDCPDLAGLVDGWEGRLTPTLRKRVARHIDHCAVCGLLRREQLSPAALLSAYTAPGFLVVSGTVWSRLADAAPTDSTTTDSTTTDGSTDGTTTDGGPEDTGTGDTIEVTGPADGNTEVTTAADGDAGPADGSVQVRSSPDVPAAPSTSTGTGGSTDGAAGSGRSGEPGGQPTPAPGEEPATGSATKPIAVAVGVGGAALPRSGDQPVRVTSAATHVRRRRRRMAVAAGLLALLALTGIWALAGQPAGQVAATSGAAIGDAETSTAAAPASTTAMVTTTNGGTSPATTGPTAPAPGTTGSTGASPGTVAPGTRPGPAPTTAPGTTVVPTTAAPAAAPTVARPTSTPPPVRAFTVTASAHVRCAQDTYSLVVRATGSAPVDGAQVRWAPAGAATSTQAMTVDGSAAQATVGRLRASALTWSVRMTAADGRTAQSPTYQITDPCLRPG comes from the coding sequence ATGGACACGGCGGCACAGGACGACCGGGCGCTCGTCGAAGCCGTCCGCCGCGGCGAGCGGGCCGGCCTGGAGGGCATGTACCGGCGGTACGCCGACCGGCTCTACACGTACGCCCGGGTGCTGGTACGCGAACCGGAGGCCGCCGCGGACGCGGTGCACGACGCGTTCCTCGCCGCCAGCCGGCGCATCGACCAGCTCCGTGACCCGGACCGGTTGCGGCCCTGGCTCTACACGATCGTGCGCAACGAGTGCCTGCGGCAGCTGCGGGAACGGTCCCGCTCCGCGCCGCTGGAGGAGGCCGCCGAACCGGTGGCCGACACCGCCGACTCGGGCACGGACGTCAACACCGAGCAGGTACGCGACCTCGTCCACACCGCGGCGGCCGCCCTGAACCCGGGCGACCGCGAGGTGGTCCACCTGGCGATCCGCCACGACCTGTCCCCGGTCGACATCGGCGCGGCCCTCGGAGTACCCGCCAAACACGCCCACGCCCGCCTGTCCCGGGCGCGGGCGCAGCTCGAACGGGCGCTCGGCGCGTTGCTCGTCGCCCGCAGCGGTACCCGGGACTGCCCCGACCTGGCCGGTCTGGTCGACGGCTGGGAGGGCCGGCTCACCCCCACCCTGCGCAAGCGGGTCGCCCGGCACATCGACCACTGCGCGGTCTGCGGGCTGCTCCGCCGGGAACAGCTCAGCCCGGCGGCGCTGCTGTCCGCGTACACCGCTCCGGGGTTCCTGGTCGTCTCCGGGACGGTGTGGTCGAGGCTGGCCGACGCCGCCCCGACCGACAGCACCACGACCGACAGCACCACGACCGACGGCAGCACCGACGGCACGACCACCGACGGCGGTCCCGAGGACACGGGAACCGGCGACACCATCGAGGTGACCGGCCCGGCCGACGGCAACACCGAGGTGACCACTGCGGCCGACGGCGACGCCGGGCCGGCCGACGGTAGCGTCCAGGTACGGTCGTCGCCCGACGTGCCCGCCGCGCCGTCGACGTCGACCGGTACCGGCGGGTCCACGGACGGCGCAGCCGGTTCCGGACGGTCCGGTGAGCCGGGCGGGCAGCCTACCCCGGCGCCGGGCGAAGAGCCGGCCACCGGATCGGCTACCAAGCCCATCGCCGTGGCCGTGGGTGTGGGCGGCGCGGCGCTGCCGCGTTCCGGGGACCAGCCCGTCCGGGTCACCTCGGCCGCCACCCACGTCCGGCGACGCCGGCGACGGATGGCGGTGGCGGCCGGACTGCTGGCGCTCCTCGCCCTGACCGGTATCTGGGCGCTCGCCGGGCAGCCGGCCGGACAGGTGGCGGCGACGTCCGGAGCGGCGATCGGTGATGCGGAGACATCGACGGCGGCGGCACCGGCGTCGACCACTGCCATGGTCACCACCACCAACGGCGGCACCTCCCCGGCCACGACAGGCCCGACGGCACCGGCACCCGGCACGACGGGCAGCACCGGCGCGTCCCCCGGCACCGTCGCGCCCGGTACCCGACCGGGACCCGCGCCGACGACCGCCCCGGGCACGACCGTCGTACCCACCACCGCCGCGCCCGCCGCCGCGCCGACCGTGGCCCGACCGACCAGCACGCCGCCGCCGGTACGGGCGTTCACGGTGACGGCGAGCGCGCACGTACGCTGCGCCCAGGACACCTACAGCCTGGTGGTGCGGGCCACCGGCAGCGCCCCGGTCGACGGGGCGCAGGTGCGCTGGGCGCCCGCCGGGGCCGCCACGTCGACCCAGGCCATGACGGTGGACGGGTCGGCCGCCCAGGCGACGGTGGGACGACTGCGGGCGTCGGCGCTGACCTGGTCGGTACGGATGACCGCCGCGGACGGACGCACCGCGCAGAGCCCGACGTACCAGATCACCGACCCCTGCCTGCGACCCGGCTGA